The following proteins are co-located in the Castor canadensis chromosome 5, mCasCan1.hap1v2, whole genome shotgun sequence genome:
- the Fam110a gene encoding protein FAM110A isoform X2, with the protein MPVDTLSPGTPAAPALPFRLRTKVPGYLLRRPADGAARKLSAVERLEADKAKYVKSLQVANTRQEPVQPLLSKQPLFSPGTRRTVLTPSRRALPGPGRRPQLDLDILSNLINLCDSPVSPAEASRTPGRAEGAHQALPATPPRPPPSIAAVRRVDVRPLPASPVQPCPSPGTTAASSPGRPPGLQRSKSDLSERFSRAAADLERFFNFCGLDPEEARGLGVAHLARASSDIVSLAGPSAGPASSEEGCSRRSSATVEERARERVPYGVSVIERNARVIKWLYGLRQARETPAAEG; encoded by the coding sequence ATGCCTGTGGACACCCTGAGTCCTGGAACCCCGGCCGCCCCCGCCCTACCTTTCCGCCTGCGGACCAAGGTTCCTGGCTACCTGCTACGGAGGCCAGCGGACGGCGCAGCTCGGAAACTCAGTGCTGTGGAGCGCCTGGAGGCCGACAAGGCCAAGTACGTCAAGAGCCTGCAGGTGGCCAACACCCGCCAGGAACCTGTGCAGCCTCTGCTGTCCAAACAGCCACTCTTCAGCCCTGGGACTCGCCGTACAGTGCTCACGCCTAGCCGCCGAGCCCTGCCTGGCCCCGGCCGCCGGCCCCAGCTGGACCTGGACATCCTTAGCAACCTCATCAACTTGTGTGATAGTCCCGTGTCCCCAGCTGAGGCCAGCCGAACCCCTGGACGGGCAGAGGGAGCCCATCAGGCCCTCCCAGCCACCCCTCCACGCCCGCCACCCAGTATCGCTGCGGTCCGCCGCGTGGACGTTCGCCCCCTGCCTGCCTCACCTGTCCAGCCCTGCCCTTCACCAGGCACTACCGCCGCCTCCAGCCCAGGGAGGCCACCAGGTTTGCAACGCTCCAAGTCGGACTTGAGCGAACGCTTCTCTAGGGCGGCAGCTGACCTTGAGCGCTTTTTTAACTTCTGCGGCCTGGACCCAGAGGAGGCACGGGGGCTGGGGGTGGCCCACCTGGCACGGGCCAGCTCAGACATTGTGTCTCTGGCGGGGCCCAGTGCTGGGCCGGCCAGCTCTGAAGAGGGCTGCTCCCGCCGCAGCTCTGCCACTGTGGAGGAGCGGGCTCGCGAGCGCGTCCCATATGGTGTGTCGGTGATAGAGCGCAACGCCCGGGTGATCAAGTGGCTGTATGGTTTGCGGCAGGCACGGGAGACCCCAGCGGCTGAGGGCTAG
- the Fam110a gene encoding protein FAM110A isoform X1: MVTRICPWPTQEESGASRLWLRGMVIEVGCSRDFCPACLTFFLLLSPGAWEGTASFATNSRCGRGAAYFLPGSLTPHFCGLLTPKPSGYVAAMPVDTLSPGTPAAPALPFRLRTKVPGYLLRRPADGAARKLSAVERLEADKAKYVKSLQVANTRQEPVQPLLSKQPLFSPGTRRTVLTPSRRALPGPGRRPQLDLDILSNLINLCDSPVSPAEASRTPGRAEGAHQALPATPPRPPPSIAAVRRVDVRPLPASPVQPCPSPGTTAASSPGRPPGLQRSKSDLSERFSRAAADLERFFNFCGLDPEEARGLGVAHLARASSDIVSLAGPSAGPASSEEGCSRRSSATVEERARERVPYGVSVIERNARVIKWLYGLRQARETPAAEG; the protein is encoded by the exons atggtgactcgCATCTGTCCCTGGCCCACCCAAGAGGAGTCTGGAGCCAGCAGGCTGTGGCTGAGGGGGATGGTTATTGAAGTGGGGTGCTCAAGGGACTTCTGCCCTGCCTGTctgaccttcttcctccttctttcccctggTGCCTGGGAAGGAACCGCCTCCTTTGCCACCAACAG CCGTTGCGGGCGTGGAGCTGCCTACTTTCTGCCTGGATCTCTGACTCCTCACTTCTGTGGTCTCCTCACACCCAAGCCCTCGGGGTATGTAGCAGCCATGCCTGTGGACACCCTGAGTCCTGGAACCCCGGCCGCCCCCGCCCTACCTTTCCGCCTGCGGACCAAGGTTCCTGGCTACCTGCTACGGAGGCCAGCGGACGGCGCAGCTCGGAAACTCAGTGCTGTGGAGCGCCTGGAGGCCGACAAGGCCAAGTACGTCAAGAGCCTGCAGGTGGCCAACACCCGCCAGGAACCTGTGCAGCCTCTGCTGTCCAAACAGCCACTCTTCAGCCCTGGGACTCGCCGTACAGTGCTCACGCCTAGCCGCCGAGCCCTGCCTGGCCCCGGCCGCCGGCCCCAGCTGGACCTGGACATCCTTAGCAACCTCATCAACTTGTGTGATAGTCCCGTGTCCCCAGCTGAGGCCAGCCGAACCCCTGGACGGGCAGAGGGAGCCCATCAGGCCCTCCCAGCCACCCCTCCACGCCCGCCACCCAGTATCGCTGCGGTCCGCCGCGTGGACGTTCGCCCCCTGCCTGCCTCACCTGTCCAGCCCTGCCCTTCACCAGGCACTACCGCCGCCTCCAGCCCAGGGAGGCCACCAGGTTTGCAACGCTCCAAGTCGGACTTGAGCGAACGCTTCTCTAGGGCGGCAGCTGACCTTGAGCGCTTTTTTAACTTCTGCGGCCTGGACCCAGAGGAGGCACGGGGGCTGGGGGTGGCCCACCTGGCACGGGCCAGCTCAGACATTGTGTCTCTGGCGGGGCCCAGTGCTGGGCCGGCCAGCTCTGAAGAGGGCTGCTCCCGCCGCAGCTCTGCCACTGTGGAGGAGCGGGCTCGCGAGCGCGTCCCATATGGTGTGTCGGTGATAGAGCGCAACGCCCGGGTGATCAAGTGGCTGTATGGTTTGCGGCAGGCACGGGAGACCCCAGCGGCTGAGGGCTAG